A genomic segment from Frateuria edaphi encodes:
- a CDS encoding acetylornithine deacetylase, which produces MGTLLDATLEHLRALVAFDTRNPPRAIGTGGMFDYLRAQLPGFDVTVTDHGAGAVTLHAVRGQPRLLFNVHLDTVPDSPAWSADPHVLRVEDDRAIGLGACDIKGAAAALLAVAQATDGPLALLFSTDEEANDARCIAGFLHAFAPVAEGTPYEAVIVAEPTQGEAVLAHRGIQSVLMRFAGHAGHASGEQKPADSALHQAMRWGAAALDFVAAQSHERFGGLTGLRFNIGRVEGGIKANVIAPAAEVRFGFRSLPTMDPDALLDRFRHLGQVPPVHFEETFRGSSLPAGDTASAEARRLVARDLADELEIPVGNAVDFWTEAALFSAAGYTAFVYGPGDIAQAHSADEWVALDQLRQYADNLYRIVSRGNA; this is translated from the coding sequence ATGGGCACCTTGCTGGATGCCACGCTGGAGCACCTGCGCGCGCTGGTCGCCTTCGACACGCGCAATCCGCCGCGGGCCATCGGCACGGGCGGGATGTTCGATTACCTGCGCGCACAGCTGCCCGGTTTCGACGTGACGGTGACCGATCATGGTGCCGGCGCCGTGACCTTGCATGCCGTGCGCGGCCAGCCGCGGCTCTTGTTCAACGTGCATCTGGACACGGTGCCCGACTCGCCCGCTTGGAGCGCCGACCCGCACGTGCTGCGTGTCGAGGACGACCGTGCCATCGGCCTGGGCGCCTGCGACATCAAGGGCGCCGCGGCCGCGCTGCTGGCGGTGGCGCAGGCCACGGACGGCCCGCTGGCGTTGCTGTTCTCCACCGACGAGGAAGCCAATGACGCGCGCTGCATCGCCGGCTTCCTGCACGCCTTTGCCCCGGTCGCGGAGGGAACTCCCTACGAAGCCGTGATCGTGGCCGAGCCCACCCAGGGCGAGGCGGTGCTGGCACACCGGGGTATCCAGTCCGTGCTGATGCGCTTCGCCGGCCACGCGGGGCACGCCTCGGGCGAGCAGAAACCTGCCGACAGCGCCTTGCACCAGGCCATGCGCTGGGGCGCGGCGGCGCTGGACTTCGTGGCCGCGCAATCGCATGAGCGCTTCGGCGGCCTGACCGGCCTGCGCTTCAACATCGGTCGCGTGGAAGGCGGCATCAAGGCGAACGTGATCGCCCCGGCCGCCGAGGTGCGTTTCGGCTTCCGGTCGTTGCCGACCATGGATCCGGACGCGCTGCTCGATCGTTTCCGCCACCTCGGGCAAGTGCCGCCGGTGCACTTCGAGGAAACCTTCCGCGGCAGCTCGCTGCCGGCCGGCGATACCGCCAGCGCCGAGGCAAGGCGACTGGTGGCGCGCGACCTGGCGGACGAGCTGGAGATCCCGGTCGGCAACGCGGTGGATTTCTGGACCGAAGCGGCGCTGTTCTCCGCAGCCGGCTATACCGCCTTCGTCTACGGCCCGGGCGACATCGCCCAGGCGCACAGCGCGGACGAATGGGTCGCGCTCGACCAACTGCGGCAATACGCAGACAACCTCTACCGGATCGTGAGCCGTGGAAACGCATAA